The nucleotide sequence TGTTGCGACGGGGTCCGAAGCCTTGGCCGGCAAGGCCGACGGATTTTCGGGAACGGCGTTCGGCACGCCTTTGACGTCGCTTCCGGCGTTCATGATTCTCAAATCCGACGGCGACGCGACCTATGCCGTCAATCTTCAGGAAGGCTACCGCATCGGCGGCAAGTCGCCGGTGGTCGTTTACGGTTTCGCCGGCGGCCGGCTGTTCGCCGCTTACGTGCGCCTGGACGGCCTGACCAGCCGGGACGCCATGGCCAAGGAACTCTCGGCCCGCCACGGCAAGCCGTCCACGTCGACCGAGGGCGGCGTGGAAACCCTGCGCTGGCGCGCCGGCAAGACCAAGATCAAGCTTAAGTCCAATCCGGCGGCTGGCTCGCTCAAGCTCGGTTATTATTCCACCGAGCAGGCCGGCCCGGCGGCTAGGCTCCTGGAATCCGACAGCCTGGACATCGACGCCCTGGCACGGCTCTATGACAAGGACAAGCTGACCAAGGGCGTCTCCCTGCCGGGCAAGCCCGTGCCCAAGGGCTATTCGCCCTACGACGACGGCGTGTCCCAGTCACCCGGCCGTTCTCCCGGCCAGTAAGACCCGGCTCCGAAATCATGAAGCCCCCCGAGCCGACGCCCGGGGGGTTTTTTACGGCCGCCGTCCACTTTCCGGTCGCCCGGAGGTCAGGCCGGGCATCGGCCAAACCGCTCCACGGCTAGGGCGGCCAGGCCGCAGGCCAAGCCAAGCCCCCATACCCCGTTCCAGCCCAGGGCGGCAAACGCTTGCGCCCCCAGGGCCGAACCCAGCCCGCCGCCCAGGAACATGACGGCCATGAACACCGTGTTGATCCGGCTGCGGGCGGCCGGGTCCAGGCCGTAGATGCGGGCCTGGTTGGCCACCAGCGCCGACTGCAGCCCCACGTCCACGAGCACGATGCCGGCCACAAGGCCGATCCAGGAGCCCGGGAAAAGCCCCATGACGGCGAATCCGGCCGCAAGCGCCGCCGCCCCCAACGTCACCAGCCGGCCCTTGCCGCCCCGGTCGGCCAGCCGTCCGACCAGGGGCGCGGCCACCACGCCCACCGCCCCCACCAGCCCGAGCAAGCCGGCCATGGCGCTGCCCTGGGAAAAGGGCGGGCGTTCCAGATAAAAGGCCAGCTCGGCCCAGAAGGCCACGAACCCGGCAAAGAGCAGGGCCTGGACCATTCCGGCCCGACGCAGCGCGGCGTGGCGGCGAAAGAGCCCGGCCAGGGACAGCAGGATGCGGCCATAGGACAGCGTCGTCGTTGGCTCCACCCGGGGAAGCCTGGCCACCAGCACGACGCTGGCGGCCAGGGCAGCCAGAGCGGCCCCGGCGTAGACGTCGCGCCAGTCGGCATAGGCCGCCACCAGGCCGCTGACCGTGCGCGACAGCAATATGCCGGTCAACAGGCCGGCCATGACCGTGCCGACCACGCTTCCCCGCCGTGCTTCGCCGGCCAGATGGGCGGCCATGGGCACCACCTGCTGGGCCACCGTGGCCAGAACCCCGACGAGCAGGCTGGCCGCCAGCATGGTCCCCAAGCCCGGGGCCAGGGCCGCCCCGAAAAGGGCCAGGGCCAGGCCGGCAAAGGTCAGGGCGATAAGCCCCCGCCGCTCGAACCGGTCCCCCAGCGGAGCCAGGGCAACAAGCCCCAGGGCGTAGCCGAACTGGGTCAACACGGCCACCCAGGACACAGAGGACGGCTCGGCAGCGAATTCCCCAGCCAAAATGCCCAGCATGGGCTGGTTGTAATACAAGCTGGCCACGGACAGGCCGGCCGCGCCGGCCAGAAGGGCGATGGTTCCCCGCCCCAGTTCCGGGGCCGTTTCCTCGCCAAGGCGTATTTGTACGGTGTCTTGCATGACGGTGCTCCAGCGTTTATTTTCTATACGATACGTAACGTATAGAATCTGAATTTCCGGCCCGTCAAGAATTCTTTTAAAAGGCTTTTCGATTGGCCTTTATCCTGCTGTTTTACCGCATCAAATGCTCTCTGGGCCGGGAACGGCCAAAACGAAATCCCTCTCGAAGGTCATCACCAACGGCCCGAGAGGCTGCCCGGGCAGGCCCCGGCCCGCCCGGGCAAGCGTGGCTTAGAACGACGCGCTCGTCGCCGGACCAAGCCGGCAGCCGCAACGCCGCGCGCAGGATTTGGAAAACGAATAAAAGGCCTGGGGAAAAGCCCTTGGCGCGCCCGCAAGAGGCCGGCCGCGACCGGGTTCAGCGCGGTCGCAGGCCGGAAAAGACGAGATCGGCGACGTGGCGGATGAAGTCGTCGTCAAGAGGCTGGTGGCGCAGGAGAATGCGCAGGAAAATCGGCGCGTAGAGCGCATCGACCATAGCGTCGAGATCGGCGTCGGGGCGAATCTGGCCGGCGGCCACGCCCCGGCGCAGCACCTCCTTGCCCGCCTCGCGACGCGGCAGCAGATAGCCGTCCAGAAAAACGGCCATGGCCTCGGGATCGGCCTGGCCCAGGGCAATGAGTTCGCACACCACCCGACCGCCGGCTCCCCGGTAGGCCTCGGCCAGGCGCAGCATCTGGGTCACGACGTCGTCCACGGCGCAATCCGTGTGGGGATAGGCGATGCGGGGAGTGAGCCCGGCCAGGAAGGCCTCCATGGCCACCGCGCCCTTGCTCGGCCACCAGCGGTAGACCGTGGCCTTGCCCACCCCGGCCCGGGCGGCGATGCCCTCCATGGTCAGCCCGGCAAAGCCCACCTCGGCCAGCAAGCCGTCGGCGGCTTCGAGGATGGCCTGTCTGGCGGCGTCGCTGCGGGGGCGGCCGGGGGGACGTTTGGGCGAAGGGGCTGGCATGGGCGTCTCCAGGGGAACGGCGGCGCAGCGTGTCGTTTCTCGCGCCGAGAGACCAAACAATAAGCTGGGTGACACGTCGCGAAAAAATCAGGGCATAGTTCCTGTCCGGCGGCGGCGGACTTCCCAGGGCCAAAGCGCGCCGCCGGCGGTCCTACAGCCCGGCGGCCGGGCAATAAAACTGCAAATTGTCCGTCTTCGTGAGCGCCGTGCGCTGCACGTACCCCGCCAGCCCCGACAACTCAGCCTCCCGGCCAAGCGGCGAAGCGAGTTCCTGCCGCCAGGCCCCGACTACGGCGAAGCCGACCACACGCTTCTCCCCATCGGCAATATAGACATAGGGAGGAACTCTTTTCCTCTTATATTCCAAGGCCCATCCCGTAACAAAGGCGTACCTTCCCTGGGAGCCGACAGGCTTCACGGCATCAATCCGGCCGGCAATCTGCACGAATCCCGGCGGCACTGTCCAGGCCTCAGTGGAGATCTCCGCCAGGGCATAGGGATGGGCGGCGACGAATCCGGTCTTTTCCCGTTTCATCAGCGCCACGGCGACTTCGAGTTTGCTCGCGTTGAAGTGCGGGATGCCGCGCATTTCGGCGTCGTCAATGCCGTAGGCATAGCACAGCCCGGCGACCAGCCTATCCATGGGGCGCATGTCCTGCAACACCGTCAGTTGCCAGGGCCCAAGCAGTCCCAGGCTGACCAAGGCCGCCCCAGCAAGCAGCGTTCGCCGTGCCCGGTCACTTTCCAGACAGGACAGCACCCCGACCAGACACATGACGAAGACCATCAGAGACAAGGTCGAATACCGGGAGACGAAAGGATCAGCCAGGTCGATGCGGGCGACGGTGGCGGCCAGGACGGAAAGGCAAACGTAGGCCGCCAGGGCCGCCGCCAACACCGTGACATTTTTTCGACGTCGGTTCTTGGCGATGGCGCGAGCGGCCGCGAACACAAGGTAGATGCAACAGGCCAGCAGGCAGGTCCCCATAATGGTCGCGCCGGTCTGGCCCAACGTCTTTTCGGAAAAATTGCCAAGAGCTGACGGGACATAAAACAAGAATTTTGCGGTTTTGGCGGAAAAGGCTTCAAGCATGGCATGGACATTCGTGCTGCCTGTGCCGCTGTGCAATTGGTAGACAAGCGCGGCCAAGCAGCAACCCGCCAGCCCCAGCCCGCCGATGATTCGAAACGCCCAGAGCACCACGATATAGACGCCAAAAAACAGGATCCCGTTGCCCATATTGAGCACACTAAGGACCGCAAGCAGCGCCGACGACAACAAATACCCGAAAACGCGGTTAGCGCGAACTTCCCGCCGTTCCAAAAAGCTCAACAGCAATGCGCAGGAAGCCATAGGCAAAAGGGAGACCAGAAAAAACTGACTCTGGAATTCCCAAACGATGTTCTCTTTTTGGATGAAGGAAAAGGCTGGAAGAACCGAGAGCAAAATATACAACGGCAAATTGGCCCTGCCCCAACCTCCGGCTTTTCGCAAAAAAAAGAAAAATCCTCCAGCTATGAACGCCATGAGCACGAAATTCATGACGATCAAAAAGACGCCTGCTCCTTGAAAAAGCACGTAGTCGACCCACAATAAGGCTTTCGTCGCCAGGATTCTATGTTCATTGTGCAAGGCGAACCAGCCGGCCAGGCTGGAGGCGCCGCCGAATATAATCGGCAAAACATCGTAGGTATCCAGGTACGGCACGATGGAATAGTTTATCCACCCCCCGTACACGGCCAGGGCCACATAGCCCGCCGCCACCAGGCCTGCCGCCGCAAGCCCGGCCAGGCTGGAGAGGTGGCTTAGCCAAGCCGCCCTCAAGTACTCCATCACCACGCGCATAGCACCACCGAACTCCTGCCCGAGGAAAATAAACCCAAACGTTGCATCCGAACAACTCGCCATACCTGGACGGCGACGCCATGCGGTCTTTCCCCGCATCCGTCGGGAGCCTTGTACAGGCTGTCGCGCTCCAAGCAAAGAGACAAGACATCCTCGAAACGGGGCAGGATACCAGCCTGGGCCAGGGTTGACCTTTTCTTTCAAAAAAGAAAGAAAAGCCCTCCTTCGCCATGGCGCGCCTCACAGCCAGGGCCCCGCCGCACGCGCCGCCGCAACCGCAGCACACGAGGACGTATCGGATGCTGGTCATTCTCGTAAGCTTCGCCTTTGCCTTCGGCATGGTCCTGTCCCGGGTCGGCCTACCGCCCATGGTCGGTTTCCTGGCCGCCGGATTCGCCTACAACTTCCTGGGCCTGACCCGCCCGCCCGGACTCGACGCGGCGGCCGACCTCGGCATCACGTTGCTGCTGTTCTCCATCGGCCTCAAACTCGACGTCCGGGGACTGCTCAAGCCCATCATCTGGGCCAGCTCCACCGCCCAGATGCTCCTGTCCACAAGCTTCACCTTCGCCATGCTCCTGGCCGTCAAACAGCTCGGCGTCAGCCCGCTTTTCGCCCTGGACTGGCCCATCCTGCTCATGCTCGGCTTTGCCCTGTCGTTTTCAAGCACCGTCTTCGCGGTCAAGGCCCTGGAAGAAAAAGGCGACATGTCGGCCTTCTACGGCGTGGTGGCCATCGGCGTCCTCATCATGCAGGACCTGTTCGCCGTGCTCTACCTGGCCATCTCCGAAGGCAAGATCCCGTCGGTCTGGGCCGTGGCCGTGCTGGCCCTGCCCTTTTTGCGGCCAGTGTTTTTCTGGCTCATGGACAAGTCCGGCCGGGGCGAGCTCTTCATTCTGTGCGGCCTGTTCTACGCCCTGGGCGTGGGCGCGGAAGGATTTAACCTCGTGCACTTGAAGCCCGACCTCGGCGCGCTGGTCATGGGCGTTTTGGTGGCCGGCCATCCCCGGGCCTCGGAACTGTCCAAGGCGCTGTTCGGCTTCAAGGAACTCATGCTGGTGGGCTTTTTCCTGTCCGTGGGCATGAAGGGCCTGCCAAGCGGCGAAATGCTGGCCGCCGCCCTGTTCCTGTGCCTGCTGCTGCCCTTTAAGACCGGCATCTACCATCTGGTCGTCAGCCGCTTCGGCCTGCGGCCGTGTACCAGCCTCTTTACCGCCCTGACCCTGACCAACTATTCGGAATTCGGCCTCATCGTCGCGGCCATCGCTTCCCGCAAAGGCGCGCTGTCCCCGGACTGGCTCCTGGTCATCGCCATGGCCGTGAGCCTGAGCTTCCTTATCGGCGCGCCCCTTAGCGCCCGGTCCGAGGCCGTCTACCGGGCCATGGTCGGCTGGCTGCGCCGCTTCGAACCCCGAAAACCCCATCCCCACGAAGTCGCCATCGACCTCGGCACGACCCGGGCCGTCATCCTCGGCATGGGCCGCATCGGCATGGGAGCCTACGACGAACTGCGCCAGAGCTACGGCGATTCGGTCCTGGGCGTGGAACACGTGCCGGCTCGGGCCGACCGCAACCGGGAACAAGGGCGCAACGTCATCGTGGGCGACGCCTGCGACACCGAATTCTGGCTCAAGCTGCGCAACGGCCACGCCTGCGAAATGGTCATCCTGGCCATGCCCAACCACCACGGCAACATGTTCGCCGCCCGCCAACTGCGAAACCTGGGCTTCACCGGCCATGTGGCCGCCGTGGCCCGCTACCCCGAGGAAGTCGAGGAACTGGCCGCCCTTGGGGTGTGCGCCGTCTTCAACATGTACGAACGCGCCGGAGCCGGCCTGGCCCGCCACGCCATGGAAGCCTGCACCCTGCCGGGGTGAGGCGAGGTGAGGTGAGGTGAAAAGAGGGGGGAGGCCTCCGGCGGCTGGGGGCCTGAGGCCCCCAGACCCCCCAAATGGAGAAAAGTTTAAAGGGGGGGACGACGGAGGTGGTTCTCTGGTCGGGGAGAGCTGGTTTCATGGCCGCGCCGCCACGCCCCGTCAGGAAGTGGCCGGCCTGGACGGGAAACGCTCCAGGAAACGCTGTTCGGCGGCCGCATTGCCGATGAGCAAAAGCCGCGTCCCGGCCGCGAGTGGCCGGTCCGGGTCGGGATTGACCTCCAGCCCCTCCCCGGCGCTTACCGCCGCCACGTTGCAGCCGGTGAGTTGTCGGATGCGGCTTTCGGCCAGGCTCTTGCCCACCAGCTCGGCCGGCACGGCCATGCGGAACATGTTGAGGCCCTCGTTTAACATGAGCACCTTGTCGGGATTGAGCAGATT is from Solidesulfovibrio magneticus RS-1 and encodes:
- a CDS encoding MFS transporter gives rise to the protein MQDTVQIRLGEETAPELGRGTIALLAGAAGLSVASLYYNQPMLGILAGEFAAEPSSVSWVAVLTQFGYALGLVALAPLGDRFERRGLIALTFAGLALALFGAALAPGLGTMLAASLLVGVLATVAQQVVPMAAHLAGEARRGSVVGTVMAGLLTGILLSRTVSGLVAAYADWRDVYAGAALAALAASVVLVARLPRVEPTTTLSYGRILLSLAGLFRRHAALRRAGMVQALLFAGFVAFWAELAFYLERPPFSQGSAMAGLLGLVGAVGVVAAPLVGRLADRGGKGRLVTLGAAALAAGFAVMGLFPGSWIGLVAGIVLVDVGLQSALVANQARIYGLDPAARSRINTVFMAVMFLGGGLGSALGAQAFAALGWNGVWGLGLACGLAALAVERFGRCPA
- a CDS encoding cation:proton antiporter family protein; the encoded protein is MLVILVSFAFAFGMVLSRVGLPPMVGFLAAGFAYNFLGLTRPPGLDAAADLGITLLLFSIGLKLDVRGLLKPIIWASSTAQMLLSTSFTFAMLLAVKQLGVSPLFALDWPILLMLGFALSFSSTVFAVKALEEKGDMSAFYGVVAIGVLIMQDLFAVLYLAISEGKIPSVWAVAVLALPFLRPVFFWLMDKSGRGELFILCGLFYALGVGAEGFNLVHLKPDLGALVMGVLVAGHPRASELSKALFGFKELMLVGFFLSVGMKGLPSGEMLAAALFLCLLLPFKTGIYHLVVSRFGLRPCTSLFTALTLTNYSEFGLIVAAIASRKGALSPDWLLVIAMAVSLSFLIGAPLSARSEAVYRAMVGWLRRFEPRKPHPHEVAIDLGTTRAVILGMGRIGMGAYDELRQSYGDSVLGVEHVPARADRNREQGRNVIVGDACDTEFWLKLRNGHACEMVILAMPNHHGNMFAARQLRNLGFTGHVAAVARYPEEVEELAALGVCAVFNMYERAGAGLARHAMEACTLPG
- a CDS encoding TetR/AcrR family transcriptional regulator, giving the protein MPAPSPKRPPGRPRSDAARQAILEAADGLLAEVGFAGLTMEGIAARAGVGKATVYRWWPSKGAVAMEAFLAGLTPRIAYPHTDCAVDDVVTQMLRLAEAYRGAGGRVVCELIALGQADPEAMAVFLDGYLLPRREAGKEVLRRGVAAGQIRPDADLDAMVDALYAPIFLRILLRHQPLDDDFIRHVADLVFSGLRPR